A window of the Salvelinus sp. IW2-2015 linkage group LG37, ASM291031v2, whole genome shotgun sequence genome harbors these coding sequences:
- the LOC111960036 gene encoding fucolectin-like → MEWSRRAVPVSGIFLLFLRVTMQIDNVALRGVAAQSSRFTWAYSPSNVIDGNRNSNYNYGGSCSSTEFNTNPWWRVDLLDVYRVTAVTITNRGDCCPERLDGAEIRIGNSLENNGINNPRCVVISHIPAGETNTFQCNEMEGRYVVVVIPGQNKILTLCEVEVFATVKPPATKSKRTVVRIKIQSDADLTDQVVSDQLLQQLHVEFLKQGVSDVQLRWRTQPDGQIFHREEEEEGGSTQTGVCGTEGG, encoded by the exons ATGGAGTGGAGTAGGAGAGCTGTCCCTGTCTCTG GGATCTTCCTACTCTTTTTGAGGGTCACCATGCAGATAG ACAACGTGGCATTGAGAGGAGTGGCTGCTCAGTCTTCCCGTTTTACTTGGGCCTATAGTCCAAGCAATGTCATCGATGGAAACCGCAACTCTAACTATAACTATGGTGGATCCTGCAGCAGCACTGAGTTTAACACCAACCCCTGGTGGAGAGTGGACTTGCTGGATGTGTACAGAGTGACAGCTGTCACCATCACCAACAGAGGAGACTGCTGTCCTGAGAGGCTTGATGGTGCTGAGATCCGCATCGGTAACTCACTGGAGAACAACGGCATCAACAACCCCAG atgtGTTGTCATCTCCCACATCCCAGCAGGAGAGACCAACACCTTCCAGTGTAATGAGATGGAGGGTCGCTATGTTGTTGTGGTGATCCCTGGACAGAACAAGATTCTCACTCTGTGTGAGGTGGAAGTATTTGCCACTGTCAAACCTCCAG CCACCAAGTCAAAGAGAACGGTAGTGAGGATAAAGATCCAATCAGATGCTGATCTGACAGACCAGGTGGTCAGTGACCAGCTCCTacagcag CTGCATGTAGAGTTTCTGAAGCAGGGTGTGTCTGACGTTCAGCTGCGCTGGAGGACTCAACCAGATGGACAGATTTTCCAccgtgaggaagaagaggagggtggaTCCACACAGACAG GTGTCTGTGGAACTGAAGGGGGCTAG